A region of Brevundimonas sp. NIBR10 DNA encodes the following proteins:
- a CDS encoding cell division protein FtsQ/DivIB, whose product MPAVVRGGRRQSSASAPQRGATSPKRGGQAKGARGGGNAPVVGGKFAAVGKLDLSPRAVVISILAGVVVLGAVLATGARAERIGASLSHGMDSMTAGMGLSLRRVHITGASAEATPAIQQALQLQAGQPITSLDLDALRGRVQSVGWVKEARVVRLLPDTLIVEVTEHDRLAVWQTGGKTFVIDANGKAIPGADAGRYPQLPLVVGKGADTAAADLLPLLAQRPRLAGRIDAMVRVDERRWDLRLKDGSLIQLPAVDQDSALIRLDALDQRDRLLDLGFARVDLRTPDTIAVRPGAGAAPA is encoded by the coding sequence ATGCCCGCGGTAGTTCGCGGCGGTCGGCGACAGAGTTCGGCATCGGCTCCCCAGCGCGGCGCGACCTCCCCCAAGCGGGGCGGTCAGGCCAAGGGCGCGCGCGGGGGCGGAAACGCTCCGGTCGTCGGCGGCAAGTTCGCGGCGGTGGGCAAGCTCGACCTGTCACCCCGCGCCGTCGTCATTTCCATTCTCGCCGGTGTCGTCGTTCTGGGGGCCGTTCTGGCCACGGGCGCACGGGCCGAGCGGATCGGCGCGTCCCTGAGCCACGGCATGGACAGCATGACCGCTGGCATGGGCCTGTCGCTGCGTCGCGTCCACATCACGGGAGCCTCGGCCGAAGCCACACCGGCGATCCAGCAGGCGCTGCAACTTCAGGCCGGCCAGCCGATCACCAGTCTCGATCTCGACGCCCTGCGTGGCCGGGTCCAGTCGGTGGGCTGGGTCAAGGAGGCGAGGGTGGTGCGTCTGTTGCCCGACACCCTGATCGTCGAAGTCACGGAACACGACCGTCTGGCCGTCTGGCAGACCGGCGGAAAGACCTTCGTCATCGACGCCAACGGCAAGGCCATCCCGGGCGCTGACGCCGGTCGTTATCCCCAGTTGCCTCTCGTCGTCGGCAAGGGTGCCGACACCGCCGCCGCCGACCTTTTGCCGTTGCTGGCCCAGCGTCCGCGCCTGGCCGGGCGGATCGACGCCATGGTGCGGGTCGATGAGCGCCGCTGGGACCTGCGACTCAAGGACGGCAGCCTGATCCAGCTGCCCGCCGTCGATCAGGATTCGGCCCTGATCCGGCTGGATGCGCTGGATCAGCGCGACCGGCTGCTCGACCTCGGGTTCGCCCGCGTCGATCTCAGAACCCCCGACACTATCGCCGTGCGCCCCGGCGCTGGAGCGGCCCCCGCGTGA
- a CDS encoding cytochrome b/b6 domain-containing protein has product MSQLNDNLPSPSARYGAVAMGLHWAIALLIVFEIGLGWRMDGPPGATTFAVYQLHKSIGISILILTLARIAWRVGHRPPASVGGHVWERRLAGWVHLGFYLLLLAIPLSGWLIVSASRTGIGTVLFGLIPFPHLPGVPGLEPATKAAVEQAAESAHRLLGWALYGLLALHVAGALKHHLIDRDQGLSRMLPGPSAVRLVSRRLVGVAVAVVLTLAAAALYPWITAKVPVPASAPEPAATVQAEAASVTVPAVADPSAPVEADAVETPAVPSRWTVNRAQSRLSFSTSQSGSPIRGRFADWSADILFSPDALDASRVRVTVAMASFATEDSDSQGVLGGSQWFDTASHAEAVFSAERFRALGGDRYEARGSLRLKGVTRGAVVRFTLNIEGDTARMTGTASLDRTAFGVGTGEWAGTDDIPAQVAVDVTIVAARSDR; this is encoded by the coding sequence ATGAGCCAGTTGAACGACAACCTCCCGTCCCCCTCGGCCCGGTACGGTGCCGTGGCGATGGGACTGCACTGGGCGATCGCCCTTCTGATCGTGTTCGAGATCGGCCTGGGCTGGCGGATGGACGGACCGCCGGGGGCCACGACCTTTGCGGTCTATCAACTGCACAAGTCGATCGGGATCAGCATTCTGATCCTGACCCTGGCGCGCATCGCCTGGCGGGTCGGCCATCGTCCGCCTGCGTCGGTCGGCGGCCATGTCTGGGAGCGGCGTCTGGCGGGGTGGGTCCACCTGGGCTTCTATCTGCTGCTGCTGGCCATTCCGTTGAGCGGCTGGCTGATCGTGTCGGCGTCGCGAACCGGGATCGGCACCGTCCTGTTCGGCCTGATCCCCTTTCCGCACCTGCCGGGCGTCCCGGGTCTGGAGCCCGCGACCAAGGCGGCGGTCGAGCAGGCCGCCGAGAGCGCTCACAGGCTGCTGGGCTGGGCCCTGTACGGCCTTCTGGCGCTCCATGTCGCGGGGGCTCTGAAGCACCATCTGATCGATCGGGATCAGGGCCTGTCCCGGATGCTGCCGGGGCCGTCGGCGGTTCGGCTGGTCAGCCGAAGGTTGGTCGGGGTCGCAGTGGCGGTCGTGTTGACGCTGGCGGCGGCGGCCCTCTATCCCTGGATCACGGCGAAGGTGCCGGTACCCGCGTCCGCGCCCGAACCGGCCGCGACGGTCCAGGCCGAGGCCGCGTCTGTGACTGTCCCTGCCGTCGCCGATCCGTCTGCGCCGGTCGAGGCCGATGCAGTCGAGACGCCCGCCGTACCGTCCCGCTGGACGGTCAACCGCGCGCAGTCGCGGCTGTCGTTCTCGACCAGCCAGTCGGGATCGCCGATCCGGGGCCGGTTCGCAGACTGGTCGGCCGACATTCTGTTCTCGCCGGACGCGCTGGACGCCTCGCGCGTCCGTGTCACGGTCGCCATGGCCAGTTTCGCCACCGAGGACAGCGACAGCCAGGGGGTGCTGGGCGGGTCCCAGTGGTTCGACACGGCAAGCCATGCCGAGGCGGTCTTCTCCGCCGAGCGGTTCCGGGCCTTGGGCGGCGACCGCTACGAGGCGCGCGGGTCGCTGCGGCTCAAGGGCGTCACGCGCGGGGCCGTCGTGCGCTTTACCTTGAACATCGAGGGCGACACGGCCCGGATGACGGGTACCGCATCCCTGGACCGCACGGCCTTCGGTGTCGGGACCGGCGAGTGGGCGGGAACGGACGACATCCCGGCCCAGGTCGCCGTGGACGTGACGATCGTCGCGGCGCGGTCGGATCGATGA
- the ftsA gene encoding cell division protein FtsA, with translation MTGRRSDPATEAAKAARAPVVAALDLGQSKVACFIMKPEGVRHADRTIRVAGASHVQSRGVRGGAIVNMDEAAQAIGQAVERAERSAGAPVSGVIVSTAIGQMASHRVQARVSLGANPVGDGDLARAIAMALAQIRYPNRRPIHVLPIGWSVDGARGVHDPRAMRGASLGLDLLVVSMAESAFASLSHCLELAHLDLQGVAAAPVVSSLAALEEDEMDLGCVCIDMGGGSTSAAVWGGRSLLHIESLNVGGDHVTADIARGLSTSKAGAERLKTLHGSAMASANEDREMLEAPPRGEDPSAGPVIVPRAMLKTVIAPRVEETLELLRDRLRNAGVGLEPGAGLVLTGGASQLNGVRELAVRVFDRPVRLGRPQRAPHMADAASGPAFCSSAGVLLRAAYGPREAVSARKLMSRQISAADAPKVHRGNVVARAAGWLRENL, from the coding sequence ATGACCGGACGCAGAAGCGATCCCGCCACCGAGGCCGCCAAGGCCGCCCGCGCGCCCGTGGTGGCCGCGCTCGACCTGGGCCAGTCCAAGGTCGCCTGCTTCATCATGAAGCCCGAGGGCGTGCGTCACGCCGACCGTACCATCCGCGTGGCGGGGGCCAGTCACGTCCAGTCGCGCGGCGTGCGCGGCGGGGCCATCGTCAACATGGACGAGGCGGCCCAGGCCATCGGCCAGGCCGTCGAGCGCGCCGAACGCTCGGCCGGCGCGCCCGTGTCGGGCGTCATCGTCTCAACCGCCATCGGCCAGATGGCCAGCCACCGGGTCCAGGCCAGGGTGTCGCTGGGGGCCAATCCGGTCGGTGACGGCGACCTGGCCCGCGCCATCGCCATGGCCCTGGCCCAGATCCGCTACCCCAATCGCCGCCCGATCCACGTCCTGCCGATCGGCTGGTCGGTGGACGGCGCGCGTGGCGTCCACGATCCGCGCGCCATGCGCGGCGCGTCGCTGGGCCTCGATCTGCTGGTCGTGTCCATGGCCGAGAGCGCGTTTGCTTCGCTGAGCCATTGCCTGGAGCTGGCCCACCTGGACCTTCAGGGTGTGGCCGCCGCCCCCGTCGTCTCGTCGCTCGCCGCGCTGGAAGAGGACGAGATGGACCTGGGCTGTGTCTGCATCGACATGGGCGGAGGCTCGACCTCGGCCGCCGTCTGGGGCGGACGCAGTTTGCTGCACATCGAGTCGCTGAACGTCGGTGGCGACCATGTCACGGCCGACATCGCGCGCGGCCTCTCGACGTCCAAGGCCGGGGCCGAACGGCTCAAGACCCTGCACGGCTCGGCCATGGCCAGCGCCAACGAGGACCGCGAGATGCTGGAGGCCCCGCCCCGTGGCGAGGACCCGTCCGCCGGCCCCGTCATCGTGCCCCGCGCCATGCTCAAGACCGTCATCGCTCCGCGCGTCGAGGAGACGCTGGAGCTGCTGCGCGACCGGCTGCGGAACGCGGGCGTGGGTCTGGAGCCGGGCGCGGGCCTGGTCCTGACCGGCGGCGCGAGCCAGCTCAACGGGGTGCGCGAACTGGCCGTGCGGGTGTTCGACCGGCCGGTGCGGCTGGGCCGGCCCCAGCGCGCGCCGCACATGGCCGACGCCGCATCGGGCCCGGCCTTCTGTTCCTCGGCCGGCGTGCTGTTGCGCGCCGCCTATGGTCCGCGCGAGGCGGTCTCGGCCCGCAAGCTGATGTCGCGCCAGATTTCGGCCGCCGACGCCCCCAAGGTGCATCGTGGCAACGTTGTCGCACGGGCAGCAGGCTGGCTTCGCGAAAACCTCTGA
- a CDS encoding D-alanine--D-alanine ligase, giving the protein MSRPLSELHVAVLMGGLSSEREVSLTSGKGCADALEGQVARVSRVDAGRDLAQVLADLKPDVVFNALHGDWGEDGCVQGVLETLDIPYTHSGVLASALSMDKDKCKAVLSAAGVVVPGGGLFDRHEVARGHVIPPPYVIKPNAEGSSVGVYVVREGANGPVTEVGEDSWTYGDLVMVEPFIPGKELCVAVVGDTSGPRALTVTDITPTKGFYDYEAKYAPGGSVHVLPAVLPDHVFEAALRQAELAHTAMGCRGVSRSDFRYDDVKDELVFLEVNTQPGMTPTSLVPEQAAYVGMSYQDLVRWIVEDASCPR; this is encoded by the coding sequence ATGTCCCGTCCGCTTTCCGAGCTTCACGTCGCCGTCCTGATGGGCGGCCTGTCCTCGGAGCGCGAGGTCTCGCTGACCTCCGGCAAGGGCTGCGCCGATGCCCTGGAAGGGCAGGTCGCCCGGGTGTCGCGCGTCGACGCGGGACGCGACCTGGCTCAGGTGCTGGCCGATCTGAAACCCGACGTTGTCTTCAACGCCCTGCACGGCGACTGGGGCGAAGACGGGTGTGTCCAGGGCGTGCTCGAGACGCTGGACATCCCCTACACCCACTCCGGCGTCCTGGCCTCGGCCCTGTCGATGGACAAGGACAAGTGCAAGGCCGTGCTGAGCGCCGCGGGGGTCGTCGTGCCCGGCGGCGGGCTGTTCGACCGGCACGAGGTCGCGCGCGGCCACGTCATCCCACCCCCCTATGTGATCAAGCCCAATGCTGAGGGGTCGTCCGTCGGGGTCTATGTGGTGCGCGAGGGGGCCAACGGCCCGGTCACGGAAGTCGGCGAGGACAGCTGGACCTATGGCGACCTGGTCATGGTCGAGCCCTTCATCCCCGGCAAGGAACTGTGCGTCGCCGTGGTTGGGGATACGTCCGGGCCGCGCGCCCTGACGGTGACCGACATCACCCCGACCAAGGGTTTCTACGACTACGAGGCCAAATACGCGCCCGGTGGCTCTGTCCATGTGCTGCCGGCCGTCCTGCCCGATCACGTGTTCGAGGCGGCGCTGCGTCAGGCGGAACTGGCGCACACCGCCATGGGCTGTCGCGGGGTGTCGCGAAGCGATTTCCGTTATGACGATGTTAAGGACGAATTGGTCTTTCTGGAGGTCAACACGCAGCCCGGCATGACCCCGACCTCTCTGGTGCCAGAGCAGGCCGCCTATGTCGGGATGTCGTATCAAGACCTTGTCCGGTGGATCGTGGAGGACGCCTCATGCCCGCGGTAG